In Halobaculum rubrum, the following are encoded in one genomic region:
- a CDS encoding DJ-1/PfpI family protein, giving the protein MDIAVLLYEGFDELDAVGPFEVFENAEGAGADFDTELVALDGPGLVTASHGMRVEAEAELPEPGGVDLLVVPGGGWNDRSEAGAHAEYDRGAIPDAVAAHHDAGTTVASVCTGGMLLSKAGLFDGRPAVTHAGALDDLRDTAAEVRDERVVDDGDVLSAGGVTSGIDLALHIVEREAGAEIAESVATTMEYTRQHDAYEPGAIAGVE; this is encoded by the coding sequence ATGGACATCGCCGTGCTGCTGTACGAGGGGTTCGACGAACTGGACGCGGTCGGTCCGTTCGAGGTGTTCGAGAACGCCGAGGGCGCCGGCGCCGACTTCGACACCGAACTCGTGGCGCTCGACGGGCCCGGGCTCGTCACCGCGAGCCACGGAATGCGTGTCGAGGCCGAGGCGGAACTGCCCGAACCGGGCGGGGTGGACCTGCTCGTGGTTCCGGGCGGCGGCTGGAACGATCGCAGCGAGGCGGGCGCGCACGCCGAGTACGACCGCGGCGCGATCCCCGACGCGGTCGCGGCCCACCACGACGCCGGAACGACGGTCGCGTCCGTCTGCACCGGAGGGATGCTCCTCTCGAAGGCCGGCCTCTTCGACGGCCGACCCGCCGTTACTCACGCCGGCGCGCTGGACGACCTCCGGGACACAGCCGCGGAGGTCCGCGACGAGCGCGTCGTCGACGACGGCGACGTGCTTTCGGCGGGTGGCGTCACCTCGGGGATCGACCTCGCGTTGCACATCGTCGAGCGGGAGGCCGGCGCGGAGATCGCCGAGTCGGTCGCGACCACGATGGAGTACACCAGACAGCACGACGCCTACGAGCCGGGCGCGATCGCCGGCGTGGAGTAG
- a CDS encoding cryptochrome/photolyase family protein: MRLFWHRRDLRVADNRGLAAAADATADGDAVVPVFVLDDDVLDHAASPRVRFMLDALAELRDDYRERGSDLVVARGDPAEVLPTLAADHDAEAVVWNEDYSGLARERDARVRMALDDAGVARKSYHDAVHHEPGTITTNAGDPYSVFTYFGRKWQDREKADPYEAPADDALVDADAVDANDLPTVADLGFEEPTADVQSAGTAAARDRLTAFCEDAVLRYDDDRDYPAKEATSRLSTDLKWGTIGVREVYAATEEAMAEAEAMADDDGVAAEEHDAVASVEEFRSQLAWREFYTQVLWANPEVVTRNYKEYERDIEWREDEEAMADLRAWKDGETGYPIVDAGMRQLREEAYMHNRVRMIVASFLTKDLLIDWRHGYEHFREHLADHDTANDTGGWQWAASTGTDAQPYFRIFNPMTQGERYDPDAEYISEYVPELASVSADNVHSWHELSVGRRRQLAPTYPDPVIDHSEMRERALSMYKRARGDDEEEASAD, encoded by the coding sequence ATGCGCCTGTTCTGGCACCGGCGGGACCTGCGAGTCGCCGACAACCGCGGGCTCGCGGCCGCGGCCGATGCGACCGCCGACGGCGACGCGGTCGTTCCGGTGTTCGTCCTCGACGACGACGTGTTGGATCACGCCGCGAGCCCGCGTGTGCGGTTCATGCTCGACGCGCTCGCGGAACTGCGCGACGACTACCGCGAGCGCGGCTCGGACCTCGTCGTCGCCCGCGGCGACCCCGCGGAGGTGCTCCCGACCCTCGCGGCGGACCACGACGCCGAGGCGGTCGTCTGGAACGAGGACTACTCCGGGCTCGCTCGCGAGCGCGATGCCCGCGTCCGGATGGCGCTCGACGACGCCGGCGTCGCCCGCAAGAGCTACCACGACGCCGTCCACCACGAGCCCGGGACGATCACGACCAACGCCGGGGACCCGTACTCGGTGTTCACCTACTTCGGGCGGAAGTGGCAGGACCGAGAGAAGGCAGATCCCTACGAGGCACCCGCCGATGACGCCCTCGTCGACGCCGACGCCGTCGACGCGAACGATCTCCCGACCGTCGCGGACCTCGGCTTCGAGGAGCCGACGGCCGACGTGCAGTCCGCCGGCACCGCCGCCGCCCGCGACCGGCTCACGGCGTTCTGTGAGGACGCCGTCCTCCGCTACGACGACGACCGCGACTATCCGGCGAAGGAGGCGACCTCCCGGCTCTCGACGGATCTCAAGTGGGGGACGATCGGCGTACGGGAAGTGTACGCCGCCACCGAGGAAGCGATGGCCGAGGCGGAGGCGATGGCCGACGACGACGGCGTCGCCGCGGAGGAACACGACGCCGTCGCGTCCGTCGAGGAGTTCCGGTCCCAACTCGCGTGGCGGGAGTTCTACACGCAGGTGCTGTGGGCGAACCCCGAGGTGGTGACGCGCAACTACAAGGAGTACGAGCGCGACATCGAGTGGCGCGAGGACGAGGAAGCGATGGCCGACCTCCGGGCGTGGAAGGACGGCGAGACCGGGTATCCGATCGTCGACGCTGGCATGCGCCAGCTCCGGGAGGAGGCGTACATGCACAACCGCGTGCGGATGATCGTCGCGTCGTTCCTCACGAAGGACCTCCTGATCGACTGGCGCCACGGCTACGAGCACTTCCGGGAGCACCTCGCGGACCACGACACCGCCAACGACACCGGCGGGTGGCAGTGGGCCGCCTCGACCGGGACGGACGCCCAGCCGTACTTCCGGATCTTCAACCCCATGACGCAGGGAGAGCGATACGACCCCGACGCGGAGTACATCTCGGAGTACGTACCCGAACTCGCGAGCGTCTCGGCCGACAACGTCCACTCGTGGCACGAGCTGTCCGTCGGCCGACGGCGACAGCTCGCGCCGACGTATCCCGATCCGGTGATCGACCACTCCGAGATGCGCGAGCGGGCCCTCTCGATGTACAAGCGCGCCCGCGGCGATGACGAGGAGGAGGCGAGCGCGGACTGA
- a CDS encoding 6-hydroxymethylpterin diphosphokinase MptE-like protein — MKFTDWEPIYGAILADFGFDRAADEAVRDRAAAHAEPFDLGRLDCAGATVAVAGAGPSLEADADLARDADLVFAASTAADRLATDGVGVDAMVTDLDKNPGTGLARTERGAVVVAHAHGDNGDLVDEWLPRYDAAHTLVTTQAAPVDAVANYGGFTDGDRAAFLADRCGAERLVFPGWDFDDPDVDGMKARKLDWGERLLHLLERRRGERFAVLDGRRDGIEPL, encoded by the coding sequence ATGAAATTCACCGACTGGGAGCCGATCTACGGGGCGATCCTCGCCGACTTCGGGTTCGACCGCGCCGCCGACGAGGCGGTCAGGGACCGTGCCGCGGCCCACGCCGAGCCGTTCGACCTCGGCCGACTGGACTGCGCGGGCGCGACCGTCGCCGTCGCGGGCGCGGGGCCGTCGCTGGAGGCCGACGCGGATCTCGCACGCGACGCGGACCTCGTGTTCGCGGCGTCGACCGCCGCCGACCGCCTCGCCACCGATGGCGTCGGCGTCGACGCGATGGTGACGGACCTGGACAAGAACCCCGGGACGGGCCTCGCACGAACCGAACGCGGCGCGGTCGTCGTCGCGCACGCCCACGGCGACAACGGCGATCTGGTCGACGAGTGGCTCCCCCGCTACGACGCCGCGCACACGCTCGTCACGACGCAGGCCGCCCCGGTCGACGCGGTCGCCAACTACGGCGGCTTCACCGACGGCGACCGGGCGGCGTTCCTCGCGGACCGCTGCGGCGCCGAGCGGCTCGTCTTCCCGGGCTGGGACTTCGACGATCCCGACGTGGACGGCATGAAGGCTCGAAAGCTCGACTGGGGCGAACGCCTGCTGCACCTGCTGGAGCGGCGCCGCGGGGAACGGTTCGCCGTCCTCGACGGGAGGCGTGACGGGATCGAACCACTCTGA
- the folP gene encoding dihydropteroate synthase — protein MRTVDAAGLQIGDDHPPRIMGVLNVSKESPYDPSVYDDPGDAAAYVDEELIGEGADIVDVGLESANKRFEVLSAEEELERLDTAIETIESVSGDAVFSIETRYHEVAEAALNRGFDMVNDICGFADPEMPRVCAAHDVAVAKMASPPDLERPGAVEEVDDIYESLSRNGFTDKTIVDPAFGGWSEEKTLEDDRETFHRLREFRGYGRPILVSINRKNFLRSVAGRDTEGALPVSLAATSMAVERGAHIVRTHDVAETRDAALIGAEFARDRTRRGGEVAVEELDVATTGDARRHVDRVGGDPAVAADAVARVYEFDGLDAEELGALRAATADTSAVLVPDGTESSALLVGTVAETAAAAATASGATEALDAALSVVTRPTE, from the coding sequence ATGCGAACTGTCGACGCCGCGGGCCTCCAGATCGGCGACGATCACCCGCCGCGGATCATGGGCGTGTTGAACGTCTCGAAGGAGTCGCCGTACGACCCCAGCGTGTACGACGACCCCGGGGACGCGGCGGCGTACGTCGACGAGGAACTCATCGGTGAGGGCGCCGACATCGTCGACGTGGGGCTGGAGTCGGCGAACAAGCGCTTCGAGGTGCTCTCGGCCGAGGAGGAACTGGAACGGCTCGACACCGCGATCGAGACGATCGAGAGCGTCTCCGGCGACGCCGTCTTCTCCATCGAGACGCGGTACCACGAGGTCGCCGAGGCGGCGCTGAACCGGGGCTTCGACATGGTGAACGACATCTGCGGCTTCGCCGACCCGGAGATGCCCCGGGTCTGTGCAGCACACGACGTCGCCGTCGCGAAGATGGCGTCGCCGCCGGATCTGGAGCGCCCGGGCGCAGTCGAGGAGGTCGACGACATCTACGAGTCGCTCTCGCGCAACGGCTTCACCGACAAGACCATCGTCGACCCCGCGTTCGGGGGCTGGTCCGAGGAGAAGACCCTGGAGGACGACCGCGAGACGTTCCACCGGCTCCGGGAGTTCCGCGGCTACGGCCGGCCGATCCTCGTGTCGATCAACCGGAAGAACTTCCTCCGGAGCGTCGCCGGTCGCGACACCGAGGGGGCGCTGCCCGTCTCGCTGGCGGCCACCTCGATGGCCGTCGAACGCGGCGCCCACATCGTCCGTACGCACGACGTGGCCGAGACGCGCGACGCTGCGCTCATCGGGGCGGAGTTCGCCCGCGACCGGACGCGTCGAGGCGGCGAGGTCGCCGTCGAGGAGCTCGACGTGGCGACGACCGGGGACGCCCGTCGACACGTCGACCGTGTCGGCGGCGACCCCGCCGTCGCCGCCGACGCCGTCGCGCGCGTGTACGAGTTCGACGGACTCGACGCCGAGGAATTGGGGGCGCTGCGCGCGGCGACCGCTGATACGTCCGCGGTACTGGTCCCCGACGGGACGGAGTCGTCCGCGCTGTTGGTGGGGACGGTCGCCGAAACTGCGGCGGCCGCAGCGACCGCGAGCGGGGCTACGGAGGCGTTGGACGCCGCGCTGTCCGTCGTCACACGCCCGACAGAGTAA
- a CDS encoding RNA methyltransferase — translation MSEEAAADAGHEDREFVVVVVEPETPGNVGTIARAMKNFGLTDLKLVDPPEIDPDGEAYGFAGHAREDVLPNAETVALEEIVENYHTVGTTAITGEDARRHVRYPFKTPAELRESLATVDTDTALVFGREGTGLNNEELERLDELVSIPANPDYPVMNLGQAATVTLYELRSLFLDEYQLPDVDHERADEPEIERFYEQFRAFLAQAESRDHKRERSERLIRRLVGRAHPTSKEATTLTGVVRRATDLMEHADHSERERDGDRNDDRDTERRAR, via the coding sequence ATGAGCGAGGAGGCGGCCGCGGACGCCGGCCACGAGGACCGCGAGTTCGTCGTCGTCGTCGTGGAGCCGGAGACGCCCGGCAACGTCGGCACCATCGCGCGGGCGATGAAGAACTTCGGACTCACGGACCTGAAGCTGGTCGACCCGCCCGAGATCGACCCCGACGGCGAGGCGTACGGGTTCGCCGGCCACGCCCGCGAGGACGTGCTCCCGAACGCCGAGACGGTGGCATTGGAGGAGATAGTCGAGAACTACCACACCGTCGGCACCACCGCGATCACCGGCGAGGACGCCCGGCGCCACGTTCGGTACCCGTTCAAGACGCCGGCCGAGCTGCGCGAGTCGCTGGCGACCGTCGACACCGACACCGCGCTGGTGTTCGGCCGCGAGGGAACCGGCCTGAACAACGAGGAGCTCGAACGGCTGGACGAGCTCGTCTCGATCCCCGCCAATCCCGACTATCCGGTGATGAATCTCGGGCAGGCGGCGACCGTGACGCTGTACGAGCTTCGCTCGCTGTTCCTCGACGAGTACCAGCTTCCGGACGTGGACCACGAGCGCGCCGACGAGCCGGAGATCGAACGGTTCTACGAGCAGTTCCGCGCGTTCCTCGCGCAGGCGGAGTCGCGCGACCACAAACGCGAGCGCAGCGAGCGCCTGATCCGCCGACTGGTCGGGCGCGCGCATCCGACGAGCAAGGAAGCGACGACGCTGACGGGCGTGGTCCGGCGGGCGACGGATCTCATGGAACACGCCGACCACAGCGAGCGCGAGCGCGACGGCGACCGCAACGACGACCGCGACACCGAACGACGGGCCCGCTGA
- a CDS encoding MaoC family dehydratase, which produces MPVYYEDVEVGAVETHGDYEVTREEVLSFAERYDPQWFHTDPDRAAEESPYGGVIASGWHTAAMTMRLLVEGTLADAATVGAKGVDELRWPVPVRPGDTLRIENEVLETVPERPERGLVRARTRTFNQDDERVFSMIGNVMYLRRNDE; this is translated from the coding sequence ATGCCAGTCTACTACGAGGACGTCGAGGTCGGCGCGGTCGAGACGCACGGCGACTACGAGGTGACCCGCGAGGAAGTGCTGTCGTTCGCCGAGCGGTACGATCCGCAGTGGTTCCACACCGACCCCGACCGCGCGGCCGAGGAGTCGCCCTACGGCGGCGTGATCGCCTCCGGCTGGCACACCGCCGCGATGACGATGCGCCTGCTCGTCGAGGGAACGCTTGCCGACGCTGCGACCGTCGGCGCGAAAGGAGTCGACGAACTCCGGTGGCCGGTGCCGGTGCGACCGGGGGACACCCTCCGCATCGAGAACGAAGTGCTGGAGACGGTCCCGGAACGGCCCGAGCGTGGGCTGGTCCGAGCACGGACGCGGACGTTCAATCAGGACGACGAGCGGGTGTTTTCGATGATCGGGAACGTGATGTACCTCCGGCGAAACGACGAGTAG
- a CDS encoding glutamate--tRNA ligase — MNDDLTERVRAEAETHALYNALKHGSDPEVGAIMGPLMGENPDFRPHGDEVPGVVAPVIAEISGLDDDERRERLLDLAPDLVEELEAEDEEDDQVLPDLPNADAYDEIRMRLAPNPNGPWHLGSARMPAVIGTYKEIYDGWMICRFDDTDPETKRPDLDAYGEILDAIGYLGFEPDEVLKASDRVETYYDHARDLIEKGGAYTCSCPAEHFRGLKADAEPCDHRDKDVGTVREEFEAMVDGEYAAGEMVLRVKTDIEHKNPAMRDFVAFRMVDTPHPREEAADYRAWPMLDFQSGIDDHLTGVTHIIRGIDLQDSAKRQRFVYDYFGWEYPEVVHWGHVQIDAYDVPMSTSTIKERVDSGELTGWDDPRAPTLASVERRGIRGQAIVDAMVELGVSTSNVDLAMSSIYATNRDLIDDDTDRRFLVRDGVASDAADRDRLPACAAEAFDLAGDVPDAGHPPLHPNHEDRGDRTVPASDAVLLESEDVPADAERVWLKGLGCLRRDGDELAWVGTDIDLVREEDVPVIHWVGAGDDEHVRVRMRTMDGDVIGYAEPGYADYDVDDLVQFERVGFARFDAAADDDAEEAEPGEHLAFYAHP; from the coding sequence ATGAACGACGACCTCACGGAGCGCGTGCGCGCCGAGGCGGAGACGCACGCCCTCTACAACGCCCTGAAGCACGGTTCCGACCCCGAGGTGGGCGCGATCATGGGCCCGCTGATGGGCGAGAACCCCGACTTCCGACCGCACGGCGACGAGGTGCCCGGCGTCGTCGCGCCGGTGATCGCGGAGATATCCGGGCTGGACGACGACGAGCGCCGCGAGCGCCTGCTCGATCTGGCGCCGGACCTGGTCGAGGAGTTGGAGGCCGAAGACGAGGAGGACGACCAGGTGCTTCCCGATCTCCCGAACGCGGACGCGTACGACGAGATCCGGATGCGACTCGCGCCGAACCCGAACGGTCCGTGGCACCTCGGCTCCGCCCGCATGCCAGCGGTCATCGGGACGTACAAGGAGATCTACGACGGCTGGATGATCTGCCGGTTCGACGACACCGATCCCGAGACCAAGCGTCCGGACCTGGACGCGTACGGCGAGATCCTCGACGCCATCGGCTACCTCGGCTTCGAGCCCGACGAGGTGCTGAAGGCGAGCGACCGCGTCGAGACGTACTACGACCACGCGCGCGACCTCATCGAGAAGGGCGGCGCCTACACCTGCTCGTGCCCGGCCGAGCACTTCCGGGGGCTGAAGGCCGACGCCGAGCCCTGCGACCACCGCGACAAGGACGTCGGGACGGTTCGCGAGGAGTTCGAGGCGATGGTCGACGGCGAGTACGCCGCCGGCGAGATGGTCCTCCGTGTGAAAACCGATATCGAGCACAAGAACCCCGCGATGCGCGACTTCGTCGCCTTCCGGATGGTCGACACGCCCCATCCGCGCGAGGAGGCGGCCGACTACCGCGCGTGGCCGATGCTCGACTTCCAGTCGGGCATCGACGACCACCTCACGGGCGTCACGCACATTATCCGTGGTATCGACCTCCAGGACTCCGCCAAGCGCCAGCGCTTCGTTTACGACTACTTCGGCTGGGAGTACCCCGAGGTGGTCCACTGGGGGCACGTCCAGATCGACGCCTACGACGTGCCGATGTCCACCTCGACGATCAAAGAGCGGGTCGACAGCGGCGAGCTGACCGGCTGGGACGACCCACGCGCGCCGACGCTCGCGTCGGTGGAGCGCCGCGGCATCCGCGGGCAGGCCATCGTCGACGCGATGGTCGAGTTGGGCGTCTCCACGAGCAACGTGGATCTGGCGATGTCGAGCATCTACGCGACCAACCGCGACCTGATCGACGACGACACCGACCGCCGGTTCCTCGTCCGCGACGGCGTCGCCTCCGACGCGGCCGACCGCGACCGCCTCCCCGCGTGCGCCGCCGAGGCGTTCGACCTCGCCGGCGACGTGCCCGACGCGGGCCACCCGCCGCTGCATCCCAACCACGAGGACCGCGGCGACCGCACTGTGCCCGCGAGCGACGCCGTCCTGCTGGAGTCGGAGGACGTGCCCGCCGACGCCGAGCGCGTCTGGCTCAAGGGGCTCGGCTGTCTCCGCCGCGACGGCGACGAACTCGCGTGGGTCGGCACCGACATCGACCTCGTGCGCGAGGAGGACGTTCCGGTGATCCACTGGGTCGGCGCCGGCGACGACGAACACGTCCGCGTCCGCATGCGGACGATGGACGGCGACGTGATCGGCTACGCCGAACCCGGCTACGCCGACTACGACGTCGACGATCTGGTGCAGTTCGAGCGCGTCGGCTTCGCTCGGTTCGACGCCGCGGCCGACGACGACGCCGAGGAAGCGGAGCCCGGCGAGCACCTCGCCTTCTACGCGCACCCGTAG
- a CDS encoding CoA-acylating methylmalonate-semialdehyde dehydrogenase: protein MVDPIEDGEVAHNYVAGEWREASGDESLDVENPATGDRLGSIAFSSADDEDEAVALANEAFEEWSTTAVEERIQPLFRFKQLLEDHQESLAEVLVTEHGKTKAEAMGEIRRGIENVEVACGIPTMMQAGHLPHAAPNIDETAVRQPLGTVVAVTPFNFPAMIPLWFLPYAVATGNTFVLKPSERDPFTANRIASLVDEAGFPDGVVNVVHGGPDTVNRLITHDGIEAVSFVGSTPIAQHVYETAAGAGKRVQAQGGAKNHVIVSANADLQFAAEQTCSSAFANAGQRCLANPVAVVEDEVYDEFAELLVEEAKAMEVGPGLEEGTDMGPLVSGPHRDSVLEYVETGVEEGAELLLDGREQAVPEAGYHLGASVFGDVDPDATIAREEIFGPVLALIRAEDFDDAVSLVNRSQFGNAASLFTSDGGEARQFRLEVDAGNVGVNVGTAAAMAFFHFGGDKDSFFGDLHAQGDDAVRFYTDETVYIERWPDN, encoded by the coding sequence ATGGTAGATCCGATCGAGGACGGCGAAGTCGCGCACAACTACGTGGCCGGCGAGTGGCGCGAGGCCTCGGGCGACGAGTCGCTGGACGTGGAGAACCCCGCGACCGGCGACCGGCTCGGGTCGATCGCCTTCTCGTCGGCCGACGACGAGGACGAGGCGGTCGCGCTGGCCAACGAGGCGTTCGAGGAGTGGTCCACGACGGCCGTCGAGGAACGCATCCAACCGCTGTTCCGCTTCAAGCAGCTGCTGGAGGACCACCAGGAGTCGCTGGCGGAGGTGCTCGTTACCGAACACGGGAAGACGAAGGCGGAGGCGATGGGCGAGATCCGACGCGGGATCGAGAACGTGGAGGTCGCCTGCGGCATCCCGACGATGATGCAGGCGGGCCACCTCCCGCACGCTGCGCCGAACATCGACGAGACGGCCGTTCGCCAGCCGCTCGGGACGGTCGTCGCGGTGACGCCGTTCAACTTCCCCGCGATGATCCCGCTGTGGTTCCTCCCGTACGCGGTCGCGACGGGCAACACGTTCGTCCTGAAGCCGAGCGAGCGCGACCCGTTCACCGCGAACCGGATCGCCAGTCTCGTCGACGAGGCGGGCTTCCCCGACGGCGTCGTCAACGTCGTCCACGGCGGCCCCGACACCGTGAACCGGCTCATCACCCACGACGGTATCGAGGCGGTCTCGTTCGTCGGGTCGACGCCGATCGCACAGCACGTGTACGAGACCGCCGCCGGTGCCGGCAAGCGCGTGCAGGCGCAGGGCGGCGCGAAGAACCACGTCATCGTCTCGGCGAACGCGGACCTGCAGTTCGCCGCCGAACAGACCTGCTCGTCGGCGTTCGCCAACGCCGGCCAGCGCTGTCTCGCGAACCCCGTCGCCGTCGTCGAGGACGAGGTGTACGACGAGTTCGCCGAGCTGCTCGTCGAGGAAGCGAAGGCGATGGAGGTCGGTCCCGGACTGGAGGAGGGCACCGACATGGGGCCGCTCGTGTCCGGCCCGCACCGCGACTCGGTGCTGGAGTACGTCGAGACTGGCGTCGAGGAGGGGGCCGAACTCCTCCTCGACGGCCGCGAGCAGGCGGTGCCGGAGGCGGGGTATCACCTCGGCGCGTCCGTCTTCGGCGACGTGGACCCCGACGCGACGATCGCCCGCGAGGAGATCTTCGGGCCGGTGCTGGCGCTGATCCGCGCGGAGGACTTCGACGACGCCGTGTCGCTGGTGAACCGCTCGCAGTTCGGCAACGCGGCGTCGCTGTTCACGAGCGACGGCGGCGAGGCGCGGCAGTTCCGCCTGGAGGTCGACGCCGGCAACGTCGGCGTCAACGTCGGCACCGCCGCCGCGATGGCGTTCTTCCACTTCGGCGGCGACAAGGACTCGTTCTTCGGCGACCTGCACGCCCAGGGGGACGACGCCGTCCGGTTCTACACCGACGAGACGGTGTACATCGAGCGCTGGCCCGACAACTGA
- a CDS encoding sensor histidine kinase, translating into MTDNEEPSPPRSGSAGTDEGSFLDPALLDRMTDAFFALDDEWRFTFLNGRGEAIVRDAAEEPVDGELVGRNIWELIPNAVDTTFHDNYVEAMETQSVVEFEAYYDPLEAWLDVRTYPSESGLSVFFRDVSDEHERREQLRSHEEALAAITETLAEPDQTFEERVSELLRVGVDMLDTEYGTLSRVRDDRYVFEIVHAPDDSVAAGDTVDLSTTNCERVVLTEQSLALSDVSDHPELADRAGNADWGISCYLGAPVRVNGSVYGTFCFYDRDPRGEGFDEWQVTLVELMAEWVSAELERQVIQEDLRRQNDRLEEFATIVSHDLRNPLAVAKGQTELAAEECDSEALEKAMRAQDRMERIISDVLTMAQSGTAVESPEQVDLSTVARDAWGTVDTADATLSAEDAPTLTADRSRLIQLLENLFRNAVEHGGDDVHVAVEAISGGFAVADDGPGIPEADREAVFDHGYSSRADGTGFGLSIVREIAEAHGWSVTAIESEQGGARFEFVDAGSV; encoded by the coding sequence ATGACAGACAACGAGGAGCCGTCACCGCCCCGATCCGGTTCGGCCGGGACGGACGAAGGGTCGTTCCTCGACCCGGCGCTCCTCGACCGGATGACGGACGCCTTCTTCGCGCTGGACGACGAGTGGCGGTTCACGTTCCTCAACGGCCGGGGCGAGGCGATCGTCCGGGACGCGGCCGAGGAACCGGTCGACGGCGAACTGGTCGGCCGGAACATCTGGGAACTGATCCCGAACGCCGTCGATACGACGTTTCACGACAACTACGTCGAGGCGATGGAGACCCAGTCGGTCGTCGAGTTCGAGGCGTATTACGACCCGCTGGAGGCGTGGCTCGACGTCCGGACGTACCCGTCGGAGTCGGGCCTGTCGGTGTTCTTCCGGGACGTGAGCGACGAGCACGAGCGCCGCGAGCAGCTCCGATCGCACGAGGAGGCGCTGGCCGCGATCACCGAGACGCTCGCGGAGCCCGATCAGACGTTCGAGGAGCGCGTCTCCGAGCTGCTTCGGGTCGGGGTCGACATGCTCGACACCGAGTACGGCACGCTCTCGCGGGTCCGCGACGACCGGTACGTGTTCGAGATCGTGCACGCCCCCGACGACAGCGTCGCCGCCGGCGACACCGTCGATCTGTCGACGACCAACTGCGAGCGGGTCGTCCTCACCGAGCAGTCGCTCGCGCTCAGCGACGTGAGCGACCACCCGGAACTGGCCGACCGCGCCGGCAACGCCGACTGGGGGATCTCCTGTTACCTCGGGGCGCCGGTCCGGGTGAACGGATCGGTGTACGGGACGTTCTGCTTCTACGATCGCGACCCGCGCGGCGAGGGGTTCGACGAGTGGCAGGTGACGCTCGTCGAGCTGATGGCCGAATGGGTGTCCGCCGAACTGGAGCGGCAGGTGATCCAGGAGGACCTCCGGCGGCAAAACGACCGACTCGAGGAGTTCGCGACGATCGTGAGCCACGACCTCCGCAACCCGCTCGCCGTGGCGAAGGGCCAGACCGAACTGGCCGCCGAGGAGTGCGACAGCGAGGCGCTGGAGAAGGCGATGCGGGCGCAAGATCGGATGGAGCGGATCATCTCCGACGTGCTGACGATGGCGCAGTCGGGGACCGCCGTCGAATCCCCCGAGCAGGTCGATCTCTCGACGGTCGCCCGCGACGCGTGGGGGACCGTCGACACCGCCGACGCGACGCTGTCGGCCGAGGACGCGCCGACGCTGACGGCCGACAGGAGTCGGCTGATCCAGCTGCTCGAGAACCTCTTCCGCAACGCCGTCGAGCACGGCGGCGACGACGTGCACGTCGCCGTCGAGGCGATCTCGGGCGGGTTCGCCGTCGCCGATGACGGTCCCGGGATCCCCGAGGCCGACCGCGAGGCGGTGTTCGACCACGGGTACTCCTCGCGTGCGGACGGAACCGGCTTCGGGCTGAGCATCGTCCGCGAGATCGCCGAGGCCCACGGCTGGTCGGTGACGGCGATCGAGTCGGAGCAGGGCGGCGCGCGGTTCGAGTTCGTCGACGCCGGGAGCGTCTGA